The Microlunatus antarcticus genome window below encodes:
- the mmsA gene encoding multiple monosaccharide ABC transporter ATP-binding protein has protein sequence MTNDPILQMVDITKTFPGVKALQDVNLTVERGEVHAICGENGAGKSTLMKVLSGVYPHGSYEGEIVFEGKPAAFSGIRDSEHAGIVIIHQELALSPFLSIAENIFLGNEQQRGGRIDWNATNLKAADLLRRVGLAENPITKITDLGVGKQQLVEIAKALSKEVKVLILDEPTAALNDTDSAHLLGLIDGLRDHGITSIIISHKLNEIKAIADRVTIIRDGRTIETLDLHADEISEDRIIRGMVGRDLESRFPERESTIGEEVLRIEDWTVHHPLEHSRVVVDHANLYVRAGEVVGIAGLMGAGRTELAMSVFGRSYGRDISGNLYKNGQPIQAPTVKAAIAHGIAYATEDRKRYGLNLLDDIKRNISGSALGKLARWGHVDANAETVVANGYRKSMRIKAPDVGVVTGKLSGGNQQKVVLSKWMFTDPDVLILDEPTRGIDVGAKYEIYTIINTMAAQGKAIIVISSELPELLGICDRIYALSAGRVTGEVDVATAQPEKLMQYMTQEKE, from the coding sequence ATGACGAACGACCCCATCCTGCAGATGGTGGACATCACCAAGACGTTCCCCGGGGTCAAGGCCCTGCAGGACGTCAACCTGACCGTCGAGCGCGGTGAGGTCCACGCGATCTGCGGCGAGAACGGCGCCGGCAAGTCGACCCTGATGAAGGTGCTCTCGGGCGTCTACCCGCACGGGTCGTACGAGGGCGAGATCGTCTTCGAGGGCAAGCCCGCGGCGTTCTCCGGCATCCGGGACTCCGAGCACGCCGGCATCGTGATCATCCACCAGGAGCTGGCGCTCAGCCCGTTCCTGTCGATCGCGGAGAACATCTTCCTCGGCAACGAGCAGCAGCGCGGCGGTCGGATCGACTGGAACGCGACGAACCTGAAGGCGGCGGACCTGCTCCGCCGCGTCGGTCTCGCGGAGAACCCGATCACCAAGATCACCGACCTCGGCGTCGGCAAGCAGCAGCTCGTGGAGATCGCGAAGGCGCTCTCCAAAGAGGTCAAGGTGCTCATCCTCGACGAGCCGACCGCGGCCCTGAACGACACCGACTCCGCGCACCTGCTCGGTCTGATCGACGGCCTGCGCGACCACGGCATCACCTCGATCATCATCAGCCACAAGCTGAACGAGATCAAAGCCATCGCCGACCGGGTGACGATCATCCGCGACGGCCGCACGATCGAGACCCTCGACCTGCACGCCGACGAGATCTCCGAGGACCGGATCATCCGCGGCATGGTCGGGCGCGACCTCGAGAGCCGGTTCCCCGAGCGGGAGTCCACCATCGGCGAGGAGGTGCTGCGGATCGAGGACTGGACCGTGCACCACCCGCTCGAGCACAGCCGCGTCGTCGTGGACCACGCCAACCTCTACGTCCGCGCGGGTGAGGTCGTCGGCATCGCCGGGCTGATGGGCGCGGGCCGCACCGAGCTGGCCATGAGCGTCTTCGGCCGCTCGTACGGCCGCGACATCAGCGGCAACCTCTACAAGAACGGCCAGCCGATCCAGGCGCCCACGGTCAAGGCGGCGATCGCCCACGGCATCGCGTACGCGACCGAGGACCGCAAGCGCTACGGCCTCAACCTGCTCGACGACATCAAGCGGAACATCTCCGGCTCCGCGCTGGGCAAGCTCGCCCGCTGGGGTCACGTGGACGCGAACGCCGAGACGGTCGTGGCCAACGGCTACCGCAAGAGCATGCGCATCAAGGCGCCCGACGTCGGGGTCGTCACCGGCAAGCTCTCCGGCGGCAACCAGCAGAAGGTCGTCCTGAGCAAGTGGATGTTCACCGACCCCGACGTGCTGATCCTCGACGAGCCCACCCGCGGCATCGACGTCGGCGCCAAGTACGAGATCTACACGATCATCAACACGATGGCGGCGCAGGGGAAGGCGATCATCGTCATCTCCTCCGAGCTCCCCGAGCTGCTGGGGATCTGCGACCGCATCTACGCGCTGTCGGCCGGCCGGGTGACCGGCGAGGTCGACGTCGCCACCGCCCAACCCGAAAAGCTCATGCAGTACATGACCCAGGAGAAGGAGTAG
- the mmsB gene encoding multiple monosaccharide ABC transporter permease, translated as MSASTQTLTDDTPVIPPAPEQGGAGLGAFLSGRLRQVGIFLALIAIVILFQVLTGGTLLTPRNVTSIIGQNAYVLILAIGMVMIIIAGHIDLSVGSVVAFVGAVSGIMIVQWGWPWWLGVIAAILVGGVVGAWQGFWIAYVGIPAFIVTLAGMLTFRGLTQMILHNVPITPFPDAYVAIGSGFLPDLGGGTSTFEPLTVILGVLATIGLVGTQVRERAKRVKLGLEDEPRSWFLSQAIFTAVFILLITFVLASYRGTPIVLVILAALILIYSTVMHQFVFGRHIYARGGNLHAAQLSGVDTKKVDFLLFVNMGVLAGIAGIAFTARSNSALPGAGTGFELDAIAAAFIGGAAVTGGVGTVTGAIIGGLIMGVLNNGMSLLGLGTEIQSFIKGFVLLLAVAFDIFNKRRAANASK; from the coding sequence ATGTCCGCCTCGACGCAGACTCTGACGGACGACACGCCCGTCATCCCTCCGGCCCCCGAGCAGGGCGGTGCCGGTCTCGGCGCCTTCCTGAGCGGGCGCCTGCGCCAGGTCGGGATCTTCCTCGCCCTGATCGCGATCGTCATCCTGTTCCAGGTGCTGACGGGCGGGACGCTGCTCACGCCGCGCAACGTCACCAGCATCATCGGGCAGAACGCCTACGTCCTGATCCTGGCCATCGGCATGGTGATGATCATCATCGCCGGCCACATCGACCTGTCCGTGGGCTCGGTGGTCGCCTTCGTGGGTGCCGTCAGCGGCATCATGATCGTGCAGTGGGGCTGGCCCTGGTGGCTCGGCGTCATCGCCGCGATCCTGGTCGGTGGGGTGGTCGGCGCCTGGCAGGGGTTCTGGATCGCCTACGTCGGCATCCCGGCCTTCATCGTGACGCTGGCCGGCATGCTGACCTTCCGCGGCCTCACGCAGATGATCCTGCACAACGTCCCGATCACGCCGTTCCCGGACGCGTACGTCGCCATCGGCTCCGGCTTCCTGCCCGACCTCGGCGGCGGCACCTCGACCTTCGAGCCGCTGACCGTGATCCTCGGGGTGCTGGCGACGATCGGCCTGGTGGGCACGCAGGTCCGGGAGCGCGCCAAGCGGGTCAAGCTCGGGCTCGAGGACGAGCCGCGCTCGTGGTTCCTCTCGCAGGCGATCTTCACCGCGGTGTTCATCCTGCTGATCACCTTCGTGCTGGCCAGCTACCGCGGGACCCCGATCGTCCTGGTCATCCTGGCCGCGCTGATCCTGATCTACAGCACGGTCATGCACCAGTTCGTCTTCGGCCGCCACATCTACGCCCGTGGCGGCAACCTGCACGCGGCCCAGCTGTCCGGCGTCGACACCAAGAAGGTCGACTTCCTGCTGTTCGTCAACATGGGCGTCCTCGCGGGCATCGCCGGCATCGCCTTCACCGCGCGCAGCAACTCGGCCCTGCCCGGGGCCGGCACCGGCTTCGAGCTGGACGCGATCGCCGCCGCCTTCATCGGTGGCGCAGCCGTCACCGGTGGTGTCGGCACCGTGACTGGCGCCATCATCGGCGGTCTGATCATGGGCGTGCTGAACAACGGCATGTCGCTGCTCGGCCTCGGCACCGAGATCCAGTCCTTCATCAAGGGCTTCGTGCTGCTGCTCGCCGTCGCGTTCGACATCTTCAACAAGCGCCGCGCGGCGAACGCGTCCAAGTGA
- a CDS encoding xylulokinase, which translates to MSTPEPVDETASLGIELGSTRIKAVLIGREHEVLATGGHDWENQFVDRLWTYGLDDAWAGLRASCAELGDLGAVGSVGISAMMHGYLAFDADGELLVPFRTWRNTNTDAASRQLSEMLGTNIPHRWSVAHLYQALLDHEEHVGRVAYVTTLAGYVHWQLTGEKVIGVGDASGMFPIDPVTRGYDEAMLARFDELASGLGLETPLVDLLPTVRLAGDPAGELTEAGAARLGGLVPVGTPLCPPEGDAGTGMVATGSVAPRTGNVSAGTSIFAMVVLERELSRPHRELDLVTTPAGDPVAMVHCNNGASELQAWANLFGEFATALGVEASSEKVFATLFGAALEGAPDGGGLLAYNYLSGEPITELEEGRPLVVRTPGSPLELGTFMRTQLYSAFATLKIGMDVLLKDEGVELDTMFAHGGLFKTKGVAQRFLAASIRVPVSVGDVAGEGGAWGIAVLAAFGQHRTADQSLADYLDTRVFADVELVTVEPDADDAAGFDAFLERYVAGLAVQRAAVDALR; encoded by the coding sequence GTGAGCACCCCGGAGCCGGTCGACGAGACCGCGTCCCTCGGGATCGAGCTCGGCTCGACCCGGATCAAGGCGGTCCTGATCGGTCGCGAGCACGAGGTGCTCGCGACCGGGGGGCACGACTGGGAGAACCAGTTCGTCGACCGGCTCTGGACCTACGGGCTCGACGACGCCTGGGCCGGGCTGCGGGCGTCGTGCGCCGAGCTGGGGGACCTCGGGGCCGTCGGATCGGTCGGGATCTCGGCGATGATGCACGGCTACCTCGCCTTCGACGCGGACGGCGAGCTGCTCGTGCCGTTCCGCACGTGGCGCAACACGAACACCGACGCGGCGTCGAGGCAGCTCAGCGAGATGCTCGGGACGAACATCCCGCACCGCTGGAGCGTCGCGCACCTCTACCAGGCGCTGCTCGACCACGAGGAGCACGTCGGGCGGGTCGCGTACGTGACCACGCTCGCGGGCTACGTGCACTGGCAGCTCACGGGGGAGAAGGTCATCGGCGTCGGGGACGCGAGCGGGATGTTCCCGATCGACCCGGTCACCCGGGGCTACGACGAGGCGATGCTGGCCCGGTTCGACGAGCTGGCCTCCGGCCTGGGCCTGGAGACCCCGCTGGTCGACCTGCTGCCGACCGTCCGCCTCGCGGGCGACCCGGCCGGCGAGCTCACCGAGGCCGGCGCTGCCCGCCTCGGCGGGCTGGTCCCCGTCGGCACGCCGCTCTGCCCGCCCGAGGGCGACGCGGGGACCGGCATGGTGGCGACCGGCTCGGTCGCCCCGCGCACCGGCAACGTCAGCGCCGGCACCAGCATCTTCGCGATGGTCGTGCTGGAGCGCGAGCTCAGTCGGCCCCACCGCGAGCTCGACCTCGTGACCACGCCCGCCGGCGACCCGGTGGCGATGGTGCACTGCAACAACGGGGCCAGCGAGCTGCAGGCCTGGGCGAACCTCTTCGGCGAGTTCGCCACGGCGCTCGGCGTCGAGGCCAGCAGCGAGAAGGTCTTCGCCACGCTGTTCGGCGCCGCGCTCGAGGGCGCCCCCGACGGCGGCGGGCTGCTTGCGTACAACTACCTGTCCGGCGAGCCCATCACCGAGCTCGAGGAGGGCCGTCCCCTCGTCGTCCGCACGCCCGGCAGCCCGCTGGAGCTGGGGACGTTCATGCGGACCCAGCTCTACAGCGCGTTCGCGACGCTGAAGATCGGCATGGACGTGCTGCTCAAGGACGAGGGCGTCGAGCTGGACACGATGTTCGCGCACGGCGGCCTGTTCAAGACCAAGGGCGTCGCGCAGCGCTTCCTCGCGGCCTCCATCCGGGTGCCGGTGTCGGTGGGCGACGTGGCCGGCGAGGGCGGAGCCTGGGGCATCGCCGTGCTGGCCGCGTTCGGTCAGCACCGCACGGCCGACCAGTCCCTGGCCGACTACCTCGACACCCGGGTGTTCGCCGACGTCGAGCTCGTCACGGTCGAGCCCGACGCCGACGACGCGGCCGGGTTCGACGCGTTCCTCGAGCGCTACGTCGCCGGCCTCGCCGTCCAGCGCGCGGCGGTCGACGCCCTGCGCTGA
- a CDS encoding BLUF domain-containing protein has product MFYSLAYESQASVPLTAPDLLDLLDHSRANNARAGVTGILLYRHGTFLQVLEGPRDRVEALYATIARDSRHHAVSTVLAEDRSERRFPDWTMGFADVAGELGDVDGFNDVLTTVQGPDGQESEKFLELLALFASED; this is encoded by the coding sequence GTGTTCTACTCGCTCGCGTACGAGAGCCAGGCCTCGGTCCCGTTGACGGCGCCCGACCTGCTGGACCTGCTGGACCACAGCCGGGCGAACAACGCCCGCGCGGGGGTCACCGGCATCCTGCTGTACCGCCACGGCACCTTCCTGCAGGTCCTCGAGGGCCCGCGCGACCGGGTCGAGGCGCTCTACGCCACGATCGCGCGCGACTCCCGGCACCACGCGGTCAGCACGGTGCTCGCCGAGGACCGGTCCGAACGCCGCTTCCCGGACTGGACGATGGGGTTCGCCGACGTCGCCGGCGAGCTGGGCGACGTCGACGGCTTCAACGACGTGCTGACCACCGTGCAGGGCCCGGACGGTCAGGAGAGCGAGAAGTTCCTCGAGCTCCTCGCCCTCTTCGCCAGCGAGGACTGA
- a CDS encoding aldose 1-epimerase family protein, whose translation MSHPLTGEEILLQHGPYAASVVTLGASLRSLEHDGRPLVVPFHVDRIRPVFRGALLAPWPNRVVDGRYTFDGEEQQLALSEPDRGHALHGLLGWADWSVSSRADDTVTLTAELPPGSGYPHRIVLECVYALADDGLTTTVTARSLSGRAPYGVSAHPYLTAGGAALDATVLTLPADRYVETEGERLLPAGGRDVVEAPWPDFRTPTAIGGAQVDHAFTGLRREADGQARVRLEGPDGFAVEMTWGAELAWVQVHTADRPEPELDRAGLAVEPMTCPPDAFSTGEDVVVLDGDQRHTASWRISAA comes from the coding sequence ATGTCACACCCCTTGACCGGCGAAGAGATCCTGCTCCAGCACGGCCCGTACGCGGCCTCGGTCGTCACGCTCGGGGCGAGCCTGCGCTCGCTGGAGCACGACGGACGACCGCTCGTCGTGCCCTTCCACGTGGACCGGATACGGCCCGTGTTCCGCGGGGCGCTGCTCGCGCCGTGGCCGAACCGGGTCGTCGACGGGCGGTACACCTTCGACGGCGAGGAGCAGCAGCTGGCGCTCAGCGAACCCGACCGCGGCCACGCGCTGCACGGGCTGCTCGGCTGGGCCGACTGGTCGGTCTCCTCGCGCGCCGACGACACGGTCACCCTCACCGCCGAGCTCCCGCCCGGCTCCGGCTACCCGCACCGCATCGTCCTCGAGTGCGTCTACGCGCTGGCCGACGACGGCCTGACCACGACGGTCACGGCCCGGAGCCTGTCCGGCCGGGCCCCGTACGGCGTCTCCGCGCACCCCTACCTGACGGCCGGCGGCGCCGCTCTGGACGCCACGGTCCTCACGCTGCCGGCGGACCGCTACGTCGAGACCGAGGGCGAGCGGCTCCTGCCGGCCGGCGGGCGCGACGTCGTCGAGGCGCCGTGGCCGGACTTCCGGACGCCGACCGCGATCGGCGGCGCTCAGGTCGACCACGCGTTCACCGGTCTGCGCCGCGAGGCCGACGGGCAGGCGCGCGTCCGGCTCGAGGGCCCCGACGGCTTCGCGGTCGAGATGACCTGGGGTGCCGAGCTGGCCTGGGTGCAGGTCCACACCGCCGACCGCCCCGAGCCGGAGCTCGACCGCGCCGGCCTGGCCGTGGAGCCGATGACCTGCCCGCCCGACGCCTTCAGCACGGGCGAGGACGTCGTCGTGCTCGACGGCGACCAGCGCCACACGGCGAGCTGGCGGATCAGCGCGGCCTGA
- a CDS encoding DUF3037 domain-containing protein, with product MSGQTESATSGKRHAFVYATLRAVPRVDRGEFVNVGVILYCQALDYLAASVVLDPVRLRAIAPDVDLDAVRTSAEAVVVACRTPVGLARENEGQAVRFGMLTAPRSTVVQPSPVHAGMTTHPERTLGQLLDRLVAPPV from the coding sequence GTGAGCGGGCAGACCGAGAGCGCTACGTCTGGAAAGCGGCACGCCTTCGTCTACGCGACGCTGCGCGCGGTCCCCCGCGTCGACCGGGGCGAGTTCGTCAACGTCGGGGTCATCCTCTACTGCCAGGCGCTGGACTACCTGGCCGCGTCGGTGGTGCTGGACCCGGTGCGGCTTCGGGCCATCGCGCCCGACGTGGACCTCGACGCCGTCCGCACGTCCGCGGAGGCGGTGGTCGTCGCGTGTCGCACCCCCGTCGGCCTCGCCCGGGAGAACGAGGGGCAGGCCGTCCGCTTCGGCATGCTCACGGCTCCGCGCAGCACCGTCGTCCAGCCGTCGCCCGTGCACGCGGGCATGACGACCCACCCCGAGCGGACGCTCGGCCAGCTCCTCGACCGGCTGGTCGCACCACCGGTCTGA
- a CDS encoding HipA family kinase, translating into MSALDPALDGTPAPELPYVHATAYLTPLREGGSLPGLVEADDLGTYVVKFTAAGQGPKALVAEIVVGELGRTLGIDIPDLALIDVDAELGRREPDEEVQELVTASAGLNLAVDFLPGAVGYDAGFDVDPRQAARIVWLDAFVANVDRSARNTNLLVWHKTLWAIDHGACLRFHHAWGRPEAFATSAYRYDDHVLAGVGDPRSVHEELAAQVSRGLLDDVLGLVPEAWLLPDPRRPDPQAPPDAASARAAYVDYLLARLAQAERWLP; encoded by the coding sequence GTGAGCGCGCTCGACCCCGCGCTCGACGGGACGCCGGCGCCCGAGCTGCCGTACGTGCACGCGACCGCCTACCTGACCCCGCTGCGGGAGGGCGGGTCGCTGCCCGGGCTCGTCGAGGCCGACGACCTCGGCACGTACGTCGTGAAGTTCACCGCGGCCGGGCAGGGACCGAAGGCCCTGGTCGCCGAGATCGTCGTCGGCGAGCTCGGCCGGACGCTCGGGATCGACATCCCCGACCTCGCGCTGATCGACGTCGACGCCGAGCTGGGCCGGCGGGAGCCGGACGAGGAGGTCCAGGAGCTCGTCACCGCCAGCGCCGGGCTCAACCTGGCGGTCGACTTCCTGCCCGGTGCGGTGGGCTACGACGCCGGCTTCGACGTCGACCCCCGGCAGGCGGCGCGGATCGTCTGGCTCGACGCGTTCGTCGCCAACGTCGACCGCAGCGCCCGGAACACCAACCTCCTGGTCTGGCACAAGACGCTCTGGGCGATCGACCACGGCGCCTGCCTGCGGTTCCACCACGCGTGGGGACGTCCGGAGGCCTTCGCGACCTCGGCCTACCGCTACGACGACCACGTCCTCGCCGGCGTCGGCGACCCGCGCAGCGTCCATGAGGAGCTGGCCGCCCAGGTGAGCCGGGGCCTGCTGGACGACGTGCTGGGCCTCGTCCCCGAGGCGTGGCTGCTGCCGGACCCCCGACGGCCCGACCCGCAGGCCCCGCCTGACGCCGCGAGCGCGCGGGCGGCGTACGTCGACTACCTGCTGGCCCGCCTGGCGCAGGCCGAGCGGTGGCTGCCGTGA
- a CDS encoding NAD-dependent epimerase/dehydratase family protein: MPDTNRTTTRRRVVVTGAAGRIGRALAGPLDERWDVLRTDLPEAADAAGIAPLDVTDLEACRAAFADADAVVHLAADPGPGVSFDELHGPNLVGPYAVAQAAADVRVRRLVLASSLHAMSALPASVQRRTSDQPRPGNLYGAAKAWSEGLGAWIAATTGTSVVALRIGYFSEQRPGPDTLPQDRTAWLSTRDAVELVRASVEADLPAGVDGFVVAHGVSANRHNVAELGATRRDIGYVPVDDAWSEE, from the coding sequence ATGCCCGACACGAACCGTACGACCACCCGGCGCCGCGTCGTCGTCACCGGGGCGGCGGGACGCATCGGACGGGCGCTGGCGGGCCCGCTGGACGAGCGCTGGGACGTCCTGCGCACCGACCTCCCCGAGGCGGCCGACGCGGCCGGGATCGCGCCCCTCGACGTCACCGACCTCGAGGCCTGCCGGGCCGCCTTCGCCGACGCGGACGCGGTCGTGCACCTGGCCGCCGACCCGGGGCCGGGCGTCTCCTTCGACGAGCTGCACGGCCCCAATCTCGTCGGCCCGTACGCCGTGGCCCAGGCCGCGGCGGACGTCAGGGTGCGGCGGCTGGTGCTCGCCAGCAGCCTGCACGCGATGTCGGCGCTCCCCGCCTCGGTCCAGCGCCGCACCTCCGACCAGCCCCGGCCGGGCAACCTCTACGGGGCGGCCAAGGCCTGGTCCGAGGGCCTCGGGGCCTGGATCGCCGCGACCACCGGCACGTCGGTGGTGGCGCTGCGGATCGGCTACTTCTCCGAGCAGCGTCCGGGGCCCGACACCCTGCCGCAGGACCGCACGGCCTGGCTGAGCACCCGGGACGCGGTCGAGCTGGTCCGCGCCTCCGTCGAGGCCGACCTCCCGGCGGGGGTCGACGGCTTCGTCGTCGCGCACGGGGTGTCGGCCAACCGGCACAACGTCGCCGAGCTCGGGGCGACCCGGCGCGACATCGGGTACGTGCCGGTCGACGACGCCTGGAGCGAGGAGTGA
- the rplU gene encoding 50S ribosomal protein L21 yields MYAVVRSGGRQHKVTVGDVLEVDRIHQAAGASVALVPLLLVDGTSVTSDVSALASASVTAEVLAETKGPKIRIMKFKNKTGYRKRQGHRQKHTQIRITGIES; encoded by the coding sequence GTGTACGCAGTCGTGCGTAGTGGCGGCCGCCAGCACAAGGTCACGGTCGGCGACGTTCTCGAGGTCGACCGCATCCACCAGGCGGCCGGCGCATCGGTGGCGCTCGTGCCGCTGCTGCTGGTGGACGGCACCTCGGTGACCTCGGACGTGTCGGCGCTCGCGTCGGCCTCGGTCACCGCCGAGGTCCTGGCCGAGACCAAGGGTCCGAAGATCCGGATCATGAAGTTCAAGAACAAGACGGGTTACCGCAAGCGTCAGGGTCACCGTCAGAAGCACACCCAGATCCGCATCACGGGCATCGAGAGCTGA
- the rpmA gene encoding 50S ribosomal protein L27 — translation MAHKKGASSTRNGRESNAQRLGVKRFGGQQVNAGEIIVRQRGTHFHPGEGVGRGKDDTLFALRAGAVEFGTRRGRRVVNITLVPAAVAAEAPVAVAPEAVAV, via the coding sequence ATGGCACACAAGAAGGGCGCAAGCTCTACTCGTAACGGTCGCGAGTCCAACGCCCAGCGCCTCGGCGTCAAGCGGTTCGGCGGCCAGCAGGTCAACGCCGGCGAGATCATCGTCCGCCAGCGCGGCACCCACTTCCACCCGGGCGAGGGCGTCGGCCGCGGCAAGGACGACACCCTGTTCGCCCTCCGCGCCGGTGCGGTCGAGTTCGGCACCCGTCGCGGGCGCCGGGTCGTCAACATCACGCTGGTCCCGGCGGCTGTCGCCGCCGAGGCTCCGGTGGCCGTCGCTCCCGAGGCCGTCGCGGTCTGA
- the obgE gene encoding GTPase ObgE → MAIPSFVDQVTLHTFGGNGGHGCASVHREKFKPLGGPDGGNGGHGGSVILRVDPDVTTLVDYHRQSYRRATSGAPGRGDHQNGSNGEDIVLPVPDGTVVTDADTGERLADLTGPEAELVVAQGGRGGLGNAALASSARKAPGFALLGEDGLERTVLLELKVVADVGLVGYPSAGKSSLVASISRARPKVADYPFTTLIPNLGVVVGGDVIFTVADVPGLIEGASEGRGLGFDFLRHVERCAALVHVVDCATFEPGRDPVTDLAVIEAELTAHGGLEDRPRLVALNKVDVPDAAELAEIARADIEAQGYRVFPISTKTGEGLRSLTFAMADLVAQRRAAMPPPEPKRIVLRPEPVRGGGGKPFVVTRENDLWRVRGDKPERWVRQTDFGNPEAVGYLADRFNRIGIEDRLLELGARAGDGVAIGGNADGDGAVVFDFAPQIDVGAEILSRRGEDVRLEEPQRPAVTRRRELDREYHAAREAEVDDGSRGGHRR, encoded by the coding sequence ATGGCCATCCCCAGCTTTGTCGACCAGGTGACGCTGCACACCTTCGGCGGGAACGGCGGGCACGGCTGCGCCTCCGTCCACCGTGAGAAGTTCAAGCCGCTCGGTGGCCCCGACGGCGGCAACGGCGGTCACGGCGGTTCCGTGATCCTCCGCGTCGACCCCGACGTCACGACCCTCGTCGACTACCACCGGCAGTCCTACCGGCGCGCGACCAGCGGCGCCCCCGGCCGCGGCGACCACCAGAACGGGTCCAACGGCGAGGACATCGTGCTGCCGGTCCCCGACGGCACCGTGGTCACCGACGCCGACACGGGCGAGCGGCTCGCCGACCTCACCGGCCCCGAGGCCGAGCTCGTCGTCGCGCAGGGCGGTCGTGGGGGTCTCGGCAACGCCGCGCTCGCCTCCTCCGCCCGCAAGGCACCCGGCTTCGCCCTGCTCGGCGAGGACGGGCTCGAGCGCACGGTCCTCCTCGAGCTCAAGGTCGTCGCCGACGTCGGGCTGGTCGGCTACCCCAGCGCCGGGAAGTCCTCGCTGGTCGCGTCGATCTCCCGCGCCCGGCCCAAGGTCGCCGACTACCCCTTCACCACCCTGATCCCCAACCTCGGCGTCGTGGTCGGCGGGGACGTCATCTTCACCGTGGCCGACGTGCCCGGGCTGATCGAGGGCGCGAGCGAGGGACGTGGGCTCGGCTTCGACTTCCTGCGTCACGTCGAGCGCTGCGCGGCCCTCGTGCACGTGGTCGACTGCGCCACCTTCGAGCCCGGCCGCGACCCGGTCACCGACCTCGCCGTCATCGAGGCCGAGCTGACCGCGCACGGCGGTCTCGAGGACCGCCCGCGGCTCGTCGCGCTCAACAAGGTCGACGTCCCCGACGCCGCCGAGCTCGCCGAGATCGCCCGCGCCGACATCGAGGCCCAGGGGTACCGCGTGTTCCCCATCTCGACCAAGACCGGCGAGGGCTTGCGGTCGCTGACCTTCGCGATGGCCGACCTGGTCGCCCAGCGTCGTGCCGCCATGCCCCCGCCCGAGCCGAAGCGCATCGTGCTGCGGCCCGAGCCGGTCCGCGGCGGCGGCGGCAAGCCGTTCGTGGTCACCCGCGAGAACGACCTCTGGCGCGTCCGCGGGGACAAGCCCGAGCGCTGGGTGCGGCAGACCGACTTCGGCAACCCGGAGGCCGTCGGCTACCTCGCCGACCGGTTCAACCGGATCGGCATCGAGGACCGGCTGCTCGAGCTCGGCGCCCGCGCCGGCGACGGCGTGGCGATCGGGGGGAACGCGGACGGGGACGGCGCGGTCGTCTTCGACTTCGCGCCGCAGATCGACGTCGGCGCCGAGATCCTGAGCCGTCGCGGCGAGGACGTCCGGCTCGAGGAGCCCCAGCGCCCGGCCGTCACGCGCCGCCGCGAGCTCGACCGCGAGTACCACGCGGCCCGCGAGGCGGAGGTCGACGACGGATCGCGCGGTGGACACCGCCGCTGA